The following are encoded together in the Nisaea sediminum genome:
- a CDS encoding LysR family transcriptional regulator, which produces MEIGLTHRLKLPHLRLIVAIADHGQLGRAADAIALTQPAASRMLSDIERILGVRLCERHPRGLSFTLIGRVIARRARAALIILREMSREIGELQQGTGGVVRVGAVTGPAVGYVTPAIRQLKAIYPETEIHVDVGPSTTLVRDLIAGSLDFVLGRIPPDVSPHQLDIQSGRSETIDLVVRHDHPLSSARRVSLEELASYEWIMQARGTPIRTAVDEAFYSVGILPPDNVINTASLLVTIALLSSSTAIAPVSREVHDLLIGERIGARLSRLALERPIAFAPYNLLMVKDRALSPVADRLRALVISELREESRIPRPARPFVAEA; this is translated from the coding sequence ATGGAGATCGGACTGACACATCGTCTGAAGCTGCCCCACCTGCGTCTGATTGTGGCGATCGCGGACCATGGGCAGCTCGGCCGGGCCGCCGACGCGATCGCCCTGACGCAGCCGGCGGCCTCGCGCATGCTGTCGGATATAGAGCGGATCCTCGGGGTCAGATTGTGTGAGCGGCATCCGCGCGGCCTGAGTTTCACGCTGATCGGACGTGTCATCGCCCGGCGCGCGCGGGCCGCCCTCATCATCTTGCGGGAAATGTCCCGCGAAATCGGCGAGCTGCAGCAGGGCACGGGCGGCGTGGTCCGGGTCGGCGCGGTAACCGGTCCGGCGGTAGGCTATGTCACGCCCGCCATTCGGCAGCTGAAGGCGATCTATCCGGAGACCGAGATCCATGTCGATGTCGGCCCCAGCACCACGCTGGTCCGGGATCTGATCGCGGGCAGCCTGGATTTCGTCCTCGGGCGGATCCCCCCGGACGTCTCGCCGCACCAGCTTGATATCCAGAGCGGGCGGAGCGAGACCATCGACCTCGTCGTCCGGCACGACCATCCGCTCTCCTCCGCCCGGCGCGTCTCGCTGGAGGAGCTCGCAAGCTACGAATGGATCATGCAGGCGCGCGGGACACCGATCCGAACGGCGGTGGACGAAGCCTTCTACAGTGTCGGGATCCTGCCGCCCGACAACGTGATCAACACCGCGTCCCTGCTGGTGACGATCGCCCTTCTCTCCTCCTCGACCGCGATCGCGCCGGTTTCGCGGGAAGTGCACGACCTGCTGATCGGGGAGCGGATCGGCGCGCGACTTTCCCGTCTGGCGCTGGAACGGCCGATCGCCTTCGCTCCGTATAATCTCCTGATGGTCAAAGACCGGGCACTCTCCCCGGTGGCGGACCGGCTGCGCGCCCTGGTGATATCGGAACTCAGGGAGGAAAGCCGCATCCCGCGCCCGGCCAGACCTTTTGTCGCCGAAGCCTAG
- the mmsB gene encoding multiple monosaccharide ABC transporter permease, translating into MSDQAKTSIAQYLASHLREYGMLAALVVIMVFFQFMTDGTLMRPVNLTNLFLQNSYIIIMAIGMLLVIVCGHIDLSVGSVVGFIGALAAVLLVQLELPPVLVVPLCLAVGAAIGAAQGYWVAYWRIPSFIVTLAGMLVFRGLTLWLLEGQSVGPFPKSFQALSTGFLPDPLGHRGFNVTALVLGGLAVAAIVLLAVRARRRALSFGIVEEPFAFFAAKNGIIALAILYISYLLSTYRGLPNVLMTMAVLIAVYTFITNRTVIGRRIYAIGGNEKAAKLSGINTERLTFLTFANLGMLAALAGLIFAARLNTATPKAGVAFELDVIAAVFIGGASMSGGVGKIVGAVVGAFIMGVMNNGMSILGVGIDWQQVIKGLVLLAAVIFDVYNKSKSS; encoded by the coding sequence ATGAGTGATCAAGCCAAGACCTCCATAGCCCAGTACCTGGCGAGCCACCTCCGGGAGTACGGCATGCTGGCCGCGCTGGTCGTGATCATGGTGTTCTTCCAGTTCATGACCGACGGCACCCTGATGCGTCCGGTCAATCTCACCAACCTGTTCCTGCAGAACAGCTACATCATCATCATGGCCATCGGCATGCTGCTGGTTATTGTCTGCGGCCATATCGACCTCTCGGTCGGCTCCGTGGTCGGTTTCATCGGTGCGCTTGCGGCGGTTCTGCTGGTGCAATTGGAGTTGCCGCCGGTGCTGGTGGTGCCGCTTTGCCTCGCGGTTGGGGCCGCCATCGGGGCCGCCCAGGGCTACTGGGTTGCCTATTGGCGCATTCCCTCCTTCATCGTCACTCTGGCCGGCATGTTGGTGTTCCGCGGTCTCACGCTCTGGCTGCTGGAAGGCCAGTCGGTCGGGCCGTTCCCCAAGAGCTTCCAGGCGCTCTCGACCGGCTTCCTGCCGGATCCGCTCGGCCATCGCGGTTTCAACGTGACCGCGCTGGTTCTGGGCGGTCTTGCCGTTGCCGCCATCGTGCTGCTGGCGGTGCGGGCGCGGCGCCGGGCGCTGAGTTTCGGCATCGTCGAGGAACCCTTCGCCTTCTTCGCCGCCAAGAACGGCATCATCGCTCTTGCGATTCTCTACATTTCCTACCTGCTCTCAACCTATCGCGGCCTGCCCAACGTGCTGATGACCATGGCGGTGCTGATCGCCGTCTATACCTTCATCACCAATCGCACCGTCATCGGCCGGCGCATCTACGCCATCGGCGGTAACGAGAAGGCGGCCAAGCTTTCCGGGATCAATACCGAGCGTCTGACCTTCCTGACCTTCGCAAACCTGGGCATGCTCGCGGCGCTGGCCGGACTGATCTTCGCCGCCCGCCTCAATACCGCCACGCCGAAAGCCGGCGTGGCCTTCGAGCTCGACGTGATCGCCGCGGTCTTCATCGGCGGCGCGTCGATGTCCGGCGGGGTCGGAAAGATCGTCGGCGCCGTCGTCGGGGCCTTCATCATGGGTGTAATGAACAATGGTATGTCTATACTCGGGGTTGGGATCGACTGGCAGCAAGTCATCAAAGGGTTGGTGTTGCTGGCGGCAGTGATCTTCGACGTCTACAACAAGAGCAAGTCGAGCTAG
- the chvE gene encoding multiple monosaccharide ABC transporter substrate-binding protein, translating into MKRTLSLLAAAAVGLSLFTSVVSAAEKGYVGISMPTKSSARWISDGNSMVEQFEAAGYKTDLQYAEDDIPNQLAQIENMITKGVDVLVIAAIDGTTLSNALENAAALDIKVIAYDRLIRDSGNVDYYATFDNFKVGVQQATSLVNGLKARGAGPYNVELFGGSPDDNNAYFFYDGAMSVLQPMIDAGKVKVLSGQMGMDKVGTLRWDGAVAQARMDNLLSAYYTDKQVNGVLSPYDGLSIGILSSLKGVGYGSGGTPMPIVSGQDAEVPSVKSILAGEQYSTIFKDTRELARVTVGMVDALLSGGKPEINDTKTYDNGVKVVPSYLLEPVMVDAGNWEKILIGSGYYTADQIK; encoded by the coding sequence ATGAAACGCACCTTGAGTCTGCTGGCGGCGGCTGCCGTTGGCCTGTCCCTGTTCACGTCCGTCGTCTCCGCCGCCGAGAAGGGCTATGTCGGCATTTCGATGCCGACCAAGTCCTCGGCCCGCTGGATTTCCGACGGCAATTCGATGGTCGAGCAGTTCGAGGCCGCCGGCTACAAGACCGACCTGCAATACGCCGAAGACGATATTCCGAACCAGCTCGCCCAGATCGAGAACATGATCACCAAGGGCGTCGACGTTCTGGTCATCGCCGCGATCGACGGGACCACGCTCTCCAACGCGCTGGAGAACGCCGCTGCCCTGGACATCAAGGTCATCGCCTACGACCGTCTGATCCGGGACAGCGGGAATGTCGACTATTACGCCACCTTCGACAATTTCAAGGTCGGGGTGCAGCAGGCGACCTCGTTGGTCAACGGCCTGAAGGCCCGGGGAGCGGGTCCCTATAATGTCGAGCTTTTCGGCGGCTCGCCGGACGACAACAACGCCTATTTCTTCTATGACGGCGCCATGTCGGTGCTGCAGCCGATGATCGATGCCGGCAAGGTGAAGGTGCTCTCGGGGCAGATGGGCATGGACAAGGTCGGAACCCTGCGCTGGGACGGTGCCGTGGCCCAGGCCCGGATGGATAACCTGCTCTCGGCCTACTATACCGACAAGCAGGTGAACGGTGTGCTGTCGCCCTATGACGGCCTCTCCATCGGTATTCTCTCGTCCCTGAAGGGGGTCGGCTACGGCTCCGGCGGGACGCCGATGCCGATCGTCTCCGGTCAGGACGCAGAGGTGCCGTCGGTGAAGTCGATCCTCGCCGGCGAGCAATATTCGACGATCTTCAAGGATACGCGCGAGCTCGCCCGGGTCACCGTCGGCATGGTCGACGCCCTGCTCAGTGGCGGCAAGCCGGAGATCAACGACACCAAGACCTACGACAACGGGGTCAAGGTCGTGCCCTCCTACCTTCTGGAACCGGTGATGGTCGATGCCGGAAACTGGGAGAAGATCCTGATCGGCAGCGGTTACTACACGGCCGATCAGATCAAGTAA
- a CDS encoding methyltetrahydrofolate cobalamin methyltransferase has protein sequence MTDTVISSATKEIVIGFERPFCVIGERINPTGRKLLAAEMAAGDYSRVEADAIAQVEAGATMLDVNAGIPLADEPAILAESIKLVQSLTDVPLSIDSSIVEALEAGLAVYKGKALVNSVTGEEERLEVVLPLVKKYGAAVVAISNDETGISEDPNVRYEVAKKIVERAADYGIPREDIVVDPLVMPVGAINLAGRSAFDLIGRLRNELKVNTTCGASNISFGLPNRHGMNAAFLSMAIHAGMTSAIMNPLHAEEMGAVMGADVMMGRDPECRRWIKRFREAPAEGDVVSARGNRERRRRRA, from the coding sequence ATGACCGACACCGTCATAAGCTCGGCGACCAAGGAAATCGTGATCGGTTTCGAACGCCCCTTCTGCGTCATCGGCGAGCGCATCAACCCGACCGGCCGCAAGCTGCTCGCGGCCGAGATGGCGGCGGGCGACTACAGCCGCGTCGAGGCCGACGCGATCGCCCAGGTCGAGGCCGGCGCCACCATGCTCGACGTCAATGCGGGCATCCCGCTGGCCGACGAGCCGGCGATCCTCGCCGAGTCGATCAAGTTGGTGCAGTCGCTGACCGACGTGCCGCTCTCCATCGACAGCTCGATCGTCGAGGCGCTGGAAGCAGGTCTCGCGGTCTACAAGGGCAAGGCGCTCGTGAATTCCGTCACCGGCGAGGAGGAGCGGCTCGAGGTCGTGCTGCCGCTGGTGAAGAAATACGGCGCCGCCGTGGTTGCGATCTCCAATGACGAGACCGGGATCTCCGAGGACCCGAACGTGCGCTACGAGGTGGCGAAGAAGATCGTCGAACGCGCCGCCGATTACGGCATCCCGCGCGAGGATATCGTGGTCGATCCGCTGGTCATGCCGGTCGGCGCCATCAACCTCGCCGGACGCTCCGCCTTCGACCTGATCGGGCGGCTGCGCAACGAGCTCAAGGTGAACACCACCTGCGGCGCCTCCAACATCTCCTTCGGCCTGCCGAACCGGCACGGCATGAACGCCGCCTTCCTCTCGATGGCGATCCATGCGGGGATGACCTCGGCGATCATGAACCCGCTGCATGCCGAGGAAATGGGCGCGGTGATGGGCGCCGACGTGATGATGGGCCGCGACCCCGAATGCCGCCGCTGGATCAAGCGCTTCCGCGAAGCGCCGGCGGAAGGCGACGTCGTCAGCGCCCGCGGCAACCGCGAACGCCGGCGGCGCCGGGCCTGA
- a CDS encoding SDR family NAD(P)-dependent oxidoreductase, whose translation MAGPDMQPEEMRAAVYPDLAGRTVLISGGATGIGEALVRAFAAQGCHTAFVDIAEAPARRLVEELLADGLSVLFEPCDITDTTAYQSVIREISGRVGPITVLLNNAANDVRHGLDSLTSERFDELVAVNMKHAMFAAQAVVPDMQRAGGGSIINFGSVGWMMATAGYPVYAAAKASIHGMTRGLARELGPDGIRVNTLVPGWVMTEKQLRLWVDDSVKDLIAKSQCLSGQVLPEHIAQMALFLASDASSMCSAQNFVVDGGWV comes from the coding sequence ATGGCAGGACCGGACATGCAGCCGGAAGAGATGCGGGCGGCGGTCTATCCCGACCTCGCCGGGCGGACGGTGCTGATTTCCGGCGGCGCCACGGGTATCGGCGAAGCGCTGGTCCGCGCATTCGCTGCCCAGGGTTGCCATACCGCCTTCGTCGACATTGCCGAGGCGCCGGCACGCAGGCTGGTCGAAGAGCTCCTTGCCGACGGTCTGTCCGTCCTCTTCGAGCCCTGCGACATCACCGATACCACGGCCTACCAGAGCGTGATCCGCGAGATATCGGGCCGCGTCGGTCCGATCACGGTTCTGCTGAACAATGCCGCCAACGACGTCCGACATGGCTTGGACTCGCTGACCTCCGAACGTTTCGACGAGCTGGTGGCGGTCAACATGAAGCACGCGATGTTCGCCGCGCAGGCGGTCGTGCCCGACATGCAGCGCGCCGGGGGCGGTTCGATCATCAATTTCGGCTCCGTCGGCTGGATGATGGCGACGGCGGGCTATCCGGTCTATGCCGCGGCAAAGGCCTCGATCCACGGCATGACCCGCGGTCTGGCGCGCGAACTCGGGCCGGACGGAATCCGCGTGAACACGCTGGTTCCGGGCTGGGTGATGACCGAGAAGCAGCTGCGTCTCTGGGTCGACGATTCCGTGAAGGACCTGATCGCCAAGAGCCAGTGCCTGTCCGGCCAGGTCTTGCCGGAGCATATCGCGCAGATGGCCCTTTTCCTGGCCTCTGACGCCTCGAGCATGTGTTCGGCGCAGAACTTCGTCGTCGACGGCGGCTGGGTCTGA
- the mmsA gene encoding multiple monosaccharide ABC transporter ATP-binding protein produces the protein MDDILEMRHISKSFPGVKALDDVSLNVRRGEIHAVVGENGAGKSTLMKVLSGVYPAGDYDGEIFYDGEIARFGGIADSEAVGIIIIHQELALAPYLSIAENIFLGNEIAVRGVIDWPRTYARAEELLRKVGLKESASTPVESLGVGKQQLVEIAKALSKQVRLLILDEPTAALQENDSEKLLELLKEFREQGISSILISHKLNEISQVADSITVLRDGSTVATLDCRSKEISEEVIIRAMVGRDMAHRYPEREPNIGSVLLEVEGWNVFHPEHADRQMIRDINLKVSAGEVVGIAGLMGSGRTEFAMSLFGRSYGQNISGRVRLRGTEIDTTSVESAIRFGLAYVTEDRKALGLVLDESILRNTTLTNLEAVAEHGVIDDARERGVAEEFRTALNIRTPGVFQRVVNLSGGNQQKVVLAKWLFADPEVLILDEPTRGIDVGAKFEIYSIINKLAAEGKGVVMISSEMPELLGMCDRIYVMNEGSFAGELSAAEASQEKIMSMIVTG, from the coding sequence ATGGATGACATTCTGGAGATGCGGCACATCTCCAAGAGCTTTCCCGGCGTGAAGGCTCTGGACGATGTCTCGCTGAACGTGCGCCGCGGTGAGATTCACGCCGTCGTGGGCGAGAACGGCGCCGGCAAATCCACCCTGATGAAGGTGCTGAGCGGGGTCTATCCCGCAGGCGATTACGACGGCGAGATCTTCTACGACGGCGAGATTGCGCGTTTCGGCGGCATCGCCGACAGCGAGGCGGTCGGCATCATTATCATTCATCAGGAGCTCGCGCTCGCCCCCTATCTCTCGATCGCCGAGAACATCTTCCTCGGCAACGAGATCGCCGTGCGCGGCGTGATCGACTGGCCGCGGACCTATGCCCGCGCCGAGGAGCTGCTGCGCAAGGTCGGGCTGAAGGAGTCCGCCTCGACTCCGGTCGAATCGCTCGGTGTCGGCAAACAGCAGCTGGTGGAGATCGCCAAGGCGCTGTCGAAACAGGTCAGGCTGCTGATCCTGGACGAGCCGACCGCGGCCCTGCAGGAGAACGACAGCGAAAAGCTCCTTGAGCTGTTGAAGGAATTCCGCGAGCAGGGCATTTCCTCGATCCTGATCTCGCACAAGCTGAACGAGATCAGCCAGGTCGCCGACAGCATCACCGTGTTGCGCGACGGGTCGACCGTCGCGACGCTCGACTGCCGGAGCAAGGAGATCAGCGAGGAGGTGATCATCCGCGCCATGGTCGGCCGCGACATGGCGCACCGCTATCCGGAGCGGGAGCCGAATATCGGTTCTGTCCTACTGGAGGTGGAGGGCTGGAACGTCTTCCATCCCGAGCATGCCGACCGGCAGATGATCCGCGACATCAATCTCAAGGTGTCCGCCGGCGAGGTCGTCGGCATTGCCGGACTGATGGGGTCCGGACGAACCGAATTCGCCATGAGCCTTTTCGGCCGCAGCTATGGGCAGAATATCAGCGGCCGGGTCCGCCTCCGCGGCACGGAGATCGACACCACCAGCGTCGAGAGCGCCATCCGCTTCGGCCTCGCCTATGTGACCGAGGATCGTAAGGCGCTCGGCCTGGTTCTGGACGAGAGCATCTTGCGCAACACCACACTGACCAACCTGGAGGCGGTCGCGGAGCATGGCGTGATCGACGATGCCCGCGAGCGCGGCGTGGCGGAGGAGTTCCGCACCGCGCTGAACATCCGCACCCCCGGCGTTTTCCAGCGCGTGGTCAATCTCTCCGGCGGCAACCAGCAGAAGGTGGTGCTGGCGAAATGGCTCTTTGCCGACCCAGAGGTGCTGATCCTGGACGAGCCGACCCGCGGGATCGATGTCGGGGCGAAATTCGAGATCTACAGCATCATCAACAAACTGGCCGCCGAGGGTAAGGGGGTCGTCATGATTTCCTCGGAGATGCCGGAACTGCTCGGCATGTGCGACCGGATCTATGTGATGAACGAGGGCAGCTTCGCCGGCGAACTCAGTGCCGCCGAGGCCAGTCAGGAAAAGATCATGTCCATGATCGTGACGGGATGA
- a CDS encoding methylenetetrahydrofolate reductase, with protein MAAGMSDIQALIRGFSVETTPGSAAKVDDFAALLPQGTTVNVTQLPGSELSDTIAVAKRLRAEGMVPVPHIAARSLTGADELARYLDGLVSDAGVTEVLVIGGGVDKPAGSFSETMDVLRSGRLEAAGIAKVGVAGHPEGSPDISESGLAAALKAKNDWARETGIECYIETQFCFDAAAILKWEKAIRAAGNELPIHIGVPGLATLKTLLKFAQVSGIGPSMRVLTRQTRNIARLLTVQAPDRLLVGLADGIEADPDCLIRHLHFYPFGGLAKTVEWIDQVQAGAYALNGKGGFDAAPLSARAAAAS; from the coding sequence ATGGCCGCTGGCATGTCGGATATCCAGGCCCTGATCCGGGGCTTCTCTGTCGAGACCACGCCCGGCTCGGCCGCCAAGGTCGACGACTTCGCCGCGCTGCTTCCCCAGGGCACGACAGTCAACGTGACCCAGCTCCCCGGTTCCGAGCTCTCCGACACAATCGCCGTGGCGAAGCGCCTGCGCGCCGAGGGCATGGTGCCGGTGCCGCACATCGCCGCCCGCAGCCTCACCGGCGCGGACGAACTCGCCCGCTATCTCGACGGCCTGGTCAGCGATGCGGGCGTCACCGAGGTTCTGGTGATCGGCGGCGGCGTCGACAAGCCGGCCGGCAGCTTCTCCGAGACCATGGACGTGCTCCGGAGCGGCCGGCTCGAGGCCGCCGGGATCGCCAAGGTCGGCGTCGCCGGCCACCCCGAAGGCTCGCCCGACATTTCCGAGAGCGGCCTCGCCGCCGCGCTTAAGGCCAAGAACGACTGGGCCAGGGAAACCGGCATCGAATGCTATATCGAGACCCAGTTCTGCTTCGACGCCGCCGCCATCCTGAAATGGGAGAAGGCGATCCGGGCGGCGGGCAACGAGCTGCCGATCCATATCGGCGTGCCGGGCCTCGCGACCCTCAAGACGCTGCTGAAATTCGCCCAGGTCTCCGGCATCGGCCCCTCCATGCGGGTGCTCACGCGGCAGACCCGGAACATCGCGCGGCTGCTGACCGTGCAGGCGCCGGACCGGCTGCTGGTCGGGCTCGCCGACGGCATAGAGGCCGATCCGGACTGCCTGATCAGGCACCTGCACTTCTACCCCTTCGGCGGCCTTGCCAAGACCGTCGAATGGATCGACCAGGTCCAGGCCGGTGCCTACGCGCTCAACGGCAAGGGAGGCTTCGACGCCGCCCCTTTGTCGGCACGCGCCGCGGCGGCCTCGTAA
- a CDS encoding M23 family metallopeptidase, which produces MNHRVRSRSAVIAGVLGSVLLAGIAVSALLGTIGPDSDPTTADASSAVPALISEANAFSITAPDGSPASVQTKAVKVERGDTLMKLLTRNDIDRRDAHAAISALTEVYDPRRMQIGQLFELSLADGAAEAAGPNLVSLSFKADPVRSIQVRLTDDGDYRAEVKEKALKRADGFGAGTIKSSLYEAAMDADIPAAVLHDMIRIFSFDVDFQRDIQPGDKFEVLYDEHATEEGAVVRVGEIRYAAMTLSGKEMAYYQYTPKSGITDYFNPKGQSVRKTLMRTPINGARLSSGFGKRKHPILGYTKMHRGTDFAAPSGTPIMAAGDGVVDFIGRNGAYGKYVRIRHNSSYKTAYAHMSGFKRGLKQGDRVKQGDTIGYVGTTGRSTGPHLHYEVLENGKQRNPMSVKLPAGEKLAGQDLKRFAASLPALQQRIAVARGEGQFLAQD; this is translated from the coding sequence ATGAATCACCGGGTTCGCTCACGTTCGGCAGTCATCGCCGGCGTTCTCGGCTCCGTTCTTCTCGCCGGCATTGCCGTGTCCGCGCTTCTCGGGACCATCGGTCCTGATTCCGATCCGACGACGGCAGATGCCTCGAGTGCGGTTCCCGCGCTGATCAGCGAGGCCAATGCCTTCAGCATCACTGCGCCGGACGGTTCCCCTGCCTCGGTGCAGACCAAGGCGGTCAAGGTCGAGCGCGGCGACACCCTGATGAAGCTTCTGACCCGCAACGATATCGACCGCCGCGACGCGCATGCGGCGATTTCCGCACTCACCGAGGTCTACGATCCGCGTCGCATGCAGATCGGCCAGCTCTTCGAACTCTCGCTCGCCGATGGCGCGGCCGAGGCGGCCGGCCCGAACCTGGTCTCGCTCTCCTTCAAGGCCGATCCTGTACGCAGCATCCAGGTTCGCCTGACCGACGACGGGGACTACCGGGCGGAGGTGAAGGAAAAGGCGCTGAAACGTGCCGACGGCTTCGGTGCCGGCACCATCAAGAGCAGCCTCTATGAGGCTGCGATGGACGCCGATATTCCCGCCGCCGTGCTGCATGACATGATCCGGATCTTCAGCTTTGACGTGGACTTCCAGCGCGACATCCAGCCGGGCGACAAGTTCGAGGTGCTCTATGACGAGCATGCGACCGAAGAGGGCGCCGTGGTGCGCGTCGGCGAAATCCGCTATGCGGCGATGACGCTCTCCGGCAAGGAAATGGCTTATTACCAATACACGCCGAAGAGCGGGATCACCGATTACTTCAATCCGAAAGGCCAATCGGTCCGCAAGACGCTGATGCGCACGCCGATCAACGGCGCCCGGCTTTCCTCCGGCTTCGGCAAGCGCAAGCATCCGATCCTCGGCTATACCAAGATGCATCGCGGCACCGACTTCGCGGCCCCGAGCGGCACCCCGATCATGGCCGCCGGCGACGGGGTGGTGGATTTCATCGGGCGCAACGGTGCCTACGGCAAGTATGTCCGCATCCGTCACAACAGCAGCTACAAGACGGCCTATGCGCATATGTCCGGCTTCAAGCGCGGCCTGAAGCAGGGCGACCGGGTGAAGCAGGGCGACACGATCGGCTATGTCGGCACCACCGGCCGCTCGACCGGCCCGCACCTGCATTACGAAGTGCTGGAAAACGGCAAGCAGCGCAATCCGATGAGCGTGAAGCTGCCGGCGGGCGAGAAGCTCGCCGGGCAGGATCTGAAGCGCTTCGCGGCCTCCCTGCCCGCGCTGCAGCAACGCATCGCCGTCGCCCGCGGCGAAGGCCAGTTCCTGGCCCAGGACTGA